The segment ATGTTTCAAAGGGGTATGAATATTCTGAAGTAATAAAACAGTTATTGCCAAGACAACTAATTCCAGATATATGTAAATATATATTTATATATGGTGGAGTATCTTTATGCTTATTTGGTATTGGTCATATTAATAAATTGAATTTTCAACAGTTAAAAAAAGCTGATAATAAAGCTATAGGTTATGAGAATCAAAAGGAAGAAAGTGATGAAGAGAAAAACATATATGAAGAAAAGGAAGGTGTAGATATTGAAGACGAAAAAATGGTAGACATTTACCACAAGGATAACATAGAAATTAATAATAAAGTATGCACAAAAATTAAGATTAATTATTAAAGCATAATAAATAAGAAATATAGGAAGTGCTATTAAATATTTTGTAGTAATTCCTATATTTTATTTTTACATAAATTAAAATATTGTATAATAAAAAGTATATAAGGAAATATAAAATAAAATTTTAAATATTATGAAAATATGATAAAATGGTAGCTATAAGATTACTGCTTATATATAAGCAGTATATAAGTGGTTTTATTATTATTTTTAATTTTAGGGGGGAATTGTGATGAAATTTAAAGATTATAAATATGAAAGACCAGATATGGAGAAGGTTAAAGAAGATTTTAAGGGCTTAATAGAAAATTTAAAAGATGCCAAGGATTTTTCTGAAGCAGAGGATGTTTTTAAAAAAATAAATGATTTAAGATATGAAGTTGAAACTATGGCCGAACTTGTTGGAATCAGAAACTCCATAAACACCGTAGATGAGTTTTATGAAAAAGAAAAGGAATTTATGGATGAAAATATGCCTTTATATGAGGGAGTTATATCAGAGTATTATAAGGCTTTAATAAGTTCTAAATTTAAAGAACAACTAGCAGAGAAATATGGAGAGCAGCTTTTTAGATTGGCAAAAATGCAGTTGAAGACTTTTAAAATGGAAATTGTAGAGGATCTTCAAAGGGAAAATAAATTAGTTACAGAATATGATAAACTTAAAGCATCAGCTAAGATAATGTTTGAAGGGGAAGAAAGAAATTTATCAGAATTAGAACCTTTTATGCAGTCAAAAGACAGAGCTATGAGAAAAAGAGCTTATGAGGCTTCAACTAATTTTTATGTGGAAAATGAAGAGAAATTTGATGAGATATACGATGAGTTAGTTAAAGTTAGAGATAAAATGGCTAAAAAGCTTGGCTATAAAAATTTTGTTGAACTTGGCTACTTAAGAATGATGAGATCAGATTATGATGCAAAAATGGTAGCAAATTATAGGAAACAAGTTTTAAAATACATGGTTCCAGTATCTGAAGAATTAAAAAAGAGACAAGCTAAAAGATTAGATCTTAATGAACTTAAATACTACGATGAACCATTAAAATTTTTAACGGGAAATGCAGTTCCAAAGGGAGATTCAGATTGGATAGTAAATAACGGAAAAACTATGTATAAAGAACTTTCTCCTGAAACTAACGAGTTTTTTAATTTTATGATAGACCATGAACTTATGGATTTAGTTAGCAAAAAGGGAAAAGCAGGTGGAGGATATTGTACTTATATAGGTAAATACAAATCTCCATTTATATTCTCAAACTTTAATGGAACTTCTGGAGATGTAGATGTACTTACTCATGAAGCTGGTCATGCATTTCAGGTATATACAAGTAGAAATTATGAAATACCAGAGTATGCTTTTCCTACTTCTGAAGCTGCAGAAATACACTCTATGAGTATGGAATTTTTCACATGGCCTTGGATGAAGTTGTTCTTTAAAGAAGATGAGCGTAAATACAAATTTTATCATTTGGGCAGTGCTTTGAATTTTGTTCCTTATGGTGTTACAGTAGATGAATTTCAACATTTTGTATATGAAAATCCGGAAGCTACACCAAAGGAGAGAAAATCAGCTTGGAGAGAGATTGAAAAGAAATACTTACCTAGTAGGGATTATGAAGACAATGATTTCTTAAATAGAGGTGGATTTTGGTTTAAACAAAGTCATATATTCCAAATGCCTTTCTATTATATAGATTACACTTTAGCTCAGGTTTGTGCTTTACAATTTTGGGTTAAAGCTAATGAAAATAGAAAAGAAGCTTGGAGTGATTATTTAAGACTATGTAAAGAGGGTGGAAGTAAAAGCTTCTTAGAACTTCTACAAATTGCAAATTTAAAAAATCCTTTTGAAGATGGATGCATAAAAAGCGTTATAGATCCAGCCAAAGCTTGGTTAGACGGGGTAGATGACACTAAACTGTAATTTTAAAATAAGTAAGCGGTGATTTTAAATAATTATTTAATTTATAATAAACACTGGTTTATATATAAAAACCAGTGTTTATTAATTTTAAGAGAAAAATAAAAAGATTATCTATTTATAGACCTTGCCATCCTCATATAAGTATGTCTTTTTCCTCTTATAGCTATGCTGTAATGCATTATATTTTCTGGAATGCAAATACCAGTGTAACCTGAGTCCCCTAAATGGTGAAGATCAGTACCTGCCATTTTGCACATTAAAGCTATATTTTTTAGTGTGCTTTCATCTGCTCCTTCTTGAGAAGTTCCAATGGAAGTAATGGTTAATAAATTAAGACTATGACAATAATCAATGATTTCTTTAGCATAATCTAAAGTTATGCCGGGAACTGTTCCAGGAGCAGGTAGAAGAATTATATCAGCACCACTTTTACTAAACTCTAATATGTCTTTTTTAGTTAATATATTTTGATTACCTTCACTATCTATTCCGGAAGAATGCATTTTACCTGCAACTAGTATAATACTATCTTTAACTTCTTCTTTTATAGAGGATAGACTTTTTATTATTTCTTTATTTGTAACACCGGTATTAGGGTTTCCAGTAAGAAAAATAAAATCTGCTCCCATGTCTTTTAGTTTTTTTGCATTTTCCTTCGTAGCAAGTCTTCCTTTTGAAATGGAATTAAGTTTGGAAAAGGTATAATTACTACTGTCTACAGGTTCTAAGTTAACCCCTATAAGCCTTCCTGTTAACATTTTTATTTCGCTTATAATATCCTCTTTTTTATCTACTTTAATATCAAAAAAACTAGGATTATCTATGTCAAACATATTTAAAAGAAGTATATCGCTACCAAAAGCGCAGGAAAGTTCTGCATTACTAACACCGTAAAATAAGGACATTGCCATTCCAATTATTTCTGAAACAATAATCCTACCCTCGCTATTTTTAATAGAATCTAAAATTTCTCTTTTATTCATTTTAAAAAATCTGATGAATTACAATCTAAAAATCTTTTAAGCAAAGGATCACCTCTTTTAGTAGGTACATTTATTATTTCATTAAGTCTTTAATATAAGTTACTAATGGGTCAGCCACAGTTCCTACAATTATCTGATAGTTATTTGAACCCATTTTCATAATACCAGTAGCTCCTAATTTTTTAAGTTCAATTTCATTTACTTTTGATGGATCTTTAGATATTAATCTAATTCTAGTAATGCAGGCATCTATTGAAGAGATGTTATCTTTTCCACCTATTGCTTGTAATATTTTAGAAGCTTTGTTTTCTAGTTCTTTGTTATTAAGACCAGATAAAGTTGAAATTTCTTCATTATCTTCTCTGCCTGGAGTAGGAATATTTAATTTTTTTATTAAAAATAAGAATACGAAGAAATAAATTAAGCTGAAAATCAAACCTACTAATAATAGAAGTAGAGGTTTAGTTGAAATACCCCAGTTTAAGCCAAGATCTATTGCACCAGCTGAAAAAGTAAAGCCTGATTTTATACCAAACATTGCAGTAACTGCAAGTGAAATTGCGGTTAAAATACTGTGAATAACGTAAAGTAGTGGTGATAAGAACATAAATAAAAATTCTATAGGTTCAGTTACACCAGTTAGAAAAGAAGTAAAAGCAACCCCAAGTAGCATACCAGTAACTGCTTTCTTATTTTCTTTTTTAGCAGCTACTATCATTGCAATACAAGCTGCAGGAAGACCAAACATCATAATTGGGAAGAAACCTGTCATAAAAGTCCCAGCAGTTGGGTCTCCTTGGAAAAATCTTGTAAGATCTCCGTGGAATACTTTACCTGCTGCGTTTGTAAAATCACCGCATTGAAGCCAAATGATAGGGTTAATAACATGATGTAGGCCAAATGGAATCAAAAGTCTATTTAATAATCCATAAAAGAATGCGCCAACAGAGCCAGAAGAAGCAATTGAGTTACCTAGTATACTTATCCACCCTTGAATATGAGGCCATACATAGCCTGTTAAAATACCAAGTAATAGTGAATAAATAGAAGTTATAATTGGAATAAAACGTTTACCTCCAAAAAATCCCAAGAAATCAGGAAGTTTTATAGTCTTGTATTTATTATATAAGTGAGCAGCTAATACACCTACAATGATTCCAGCAAGTACTCCCATGTCAATTTTATCATTGAAAGTTAAGGAAACTTTTGTTAAAACAAAGTAACCAACTGCAGCAGCTAAACCTGAAATACCGTTATTCTCATCAGCTAATCCAACAGCAATACCTATAGCAAATATAAGTGGTAAGTTAGCAAATATAGCATCTCCAGCTTGTGCCATCCATGGTAAGTTTAACACATCTTGTTGCCCAAGCCTTAGAAGTAAGCCTGCAGCAGGAAGAACAGCAACTGGTGTCATTAATGCCTTTCCAAGCTTTTGTAGACTTGACAATATTTTGTTATTATAGTTACTAGCCATTTTAATACCCCCTCAAAATAGATTTTTTAAAATAGTTTATATTTACATATTATTAATTGATTCTAATAAATATAAGTTAAAATATAAATTAATTATATTTCTTAGTTCAAATATAAGGGAGGAAATTTAAATGTTAGAATTCATTAAAAAAAACTATAAATTAGTATCACCAGCAGATGGGAAGACATTAGAATTGTCAAAAGTTAAAGATAAGGTGTTTTCGGATAAATTAGCAGGGGATGGCATAGCTATAGAATTACAAGGAGACATAATTTATTCTCCTGTAGATGGAAAATTAAACGTTATATTTCCAACAAATCATGCTTTTGTAATTACTAATAAAGCTGGAGCTGAGATATTAGTTCACATAGGTATAGATACAGTTTTATTAAAAGGTGAAGGGTTTCTTAGGCTAAAAGAAGAAGGAGAAAATGTTAAGATAGGGGATCCTATTATGAAAATAGATAAAAAACTAATAGAGGGAAAGGGCTTTTCCACAATGACAATTCTTCTTGTTACTAATTTGGATAAATTTAAAATTCTGTCTTATATTGTAGATAAAGAAGTTAAAGCATATAAAGATGTGGTTTTAAAATTCAGTAAAAGGTAAATTTATCAGATAGAATGTAATAAATTGATTTTTATTACAATATTTAGTATATTTGTATTATGATATATAAAATATGATTTATTTCATAATTACTTAATTCATAGTTTGAGAATATATAAGCTATGAGCTAAAAGAATTTAATAATTCTTAAGCTCATAATGCTTTTTCTAAATTTCACAAAGCCTTTTTAAATGTAAGGCAATATAACCAATTTCATCTTCGGAAACTCGTACATTAAATAAGGATTCAATTTTCAATGCTATTTTAATACCTGTATCAAACTCGTGGTAAAATTCTTTTTTAATGCTATTTAGTAATGGGTTTTTAATTGGTTTGCCACTTAGGGTTCTTTCTAACATAAACTTTAAATGGGTTACAGTTCTCACGTATTCCATGCTGTTTTTGTCAAAATCTCTTTTTAATAATTTGGAAATAAGAGTTATTGTTTCATTTATCTTTTTTGTATAAGATATGGACTCATTGACATTTTGGGAATGTATAGCAGCATTTATGTGAAGACAGATAAAACCGATTTCACCATCAGGAAATCTTATTCCAAGTCGATTGTTAACTAGAGAAACTGCCTTAGAGGCTAATTCGTATTCTTTAGGATATAATATAGCCAGATCTTTTAAAAAAGGGTTTTCTATTTTTATATTTTGTTTTAAACGTGTTATTGCAAAACTAATATGGTCTGGAAGTGAGATATGTATGGCTTTATTTAATTTTACCTTTAATTTTTCTTCGCACATGTAGATTATTTCCTCGGATATGCCTAGAATATTTTTGTCTATTGAATTTAATATACTAGTATAATCTTCATTAGTACTTGAAGCTTTTACAAATACACTATTTATTCTATAATTAGGTATTATTGAGTCTTTTTTTAAGTCAAAGCCTATGGCTTTTCCGGTTAAGATGACTTCTACATCATCTTTTGTGGCTATAACTGCGTTGTTGTTTAAAATTTTTTTAATAATATAATTGCCCATAACATCCTCTCCATTTGTTTAATACTATAGTGTTTATTATATATTTTTTTATATTAAATAGCTACTGATTATATTTTAAATTACAAAAATATTTAATATACAAAATAATAAAAAAGTTTTGAAATTATAATTTCATAATGAATTTATGATTAATTAATTTTAAATTATAAATAATATAACTGGAGGTGTTTTTTATGAATTCATTAAAGGGAAGTAAAACTTCTGAGAACTTACTAAAATCTTTTGCAGGAGAGTCTCAGGCAAGAAACAGATATACTTATTATGCATCTGTTGCAAAGAAAGAAGGATATGTTCAAATTGCAAATATATTTATAGAAACTGCGGACAATGAAAAAGAACATGCTAAGAGATTTATTAAGTTTTTAAAAGAGGACTTTAAGCACGAGGGTATTGAGATTACAGCAACATATCCTATAACCTTAGATAATACTAAGGAAAATTTACTTGCGGCAGCTGAGGGTGAAAATGAAGAATGGTCAGAATTATACGTTGAGTTTTCAAGAGTTGCAAAAGAAGAAGGTTTTACAGAAATAGCTAATGTATTTAAAAATATCGCTTCTGTTGAAAAACATCATGAAGAGAGATTTAGAAAATTATTATCAAATATTGAAAATAATAAAGTTTTTGAAAAAGATGAAGATATTCTATGGAAATGTGAAAATTGTGGATATATTTATGAAGGAAAAAAAGCTCCTAAATTATGTCCTGCTTGTGCCCACCCTCAAAGTTATTTTGAGATGTTATGTGATAATTTCTAAGATTATTGATATAAAAATATACGTAGATACAGTTTGCTACGTATATTTTGTATTTTTTGCTATATAAAAGCATTTAGCTTAGATCAAGCTATTTAAGTGAATAGTATTTTTATTAGTGAACATAAATAAGATAGGTGATATAATATAATGGTTGTAGGTAAAATTTATAAAGAAGATTTTGAGAGGAGATTGTTATATGAAAAAAATTTTTAAGGAATGGATTGTTCCTATAGCTGCTGCAGTAATAATAGCTATTTTTATAAATACATTTTTATTCTTTTTTATAAACGTTCCAACAGGATCCATGTATCCTACTATAAAACCTGGGGATAAAATTGGAGTTACAAAGGTCTACAATAGAGATAAGTTGCAAAGGGGAGATATTGTAGTATTTTATTCTAATGAATTAGGATCTATGCTTATAAAAAGACTTATAGGAATACCAGGAGATAAAGTTGACATATCAGAGGATGGTACTGTTTATATAAATGGCGCTAAACAGGAGGAATCTTACGTGGTTCAAGATGGTGGAAATACTGGCGTATCATTTAAGGTACCTGAGGGCAAATTCTTATTTTTAGGGGATAATAGAGGAAATTCTTTAGATGCTCGTTATTGGAATAACAAGTATATAGATTCTAAGGATATAAAGGGAAAAGCCCATTTTATATTGTTACCATTTAGTAGAATCGGAAAATTAAAATAAATTAAAACTCCAACATAATAATTTGACTATAAGGATTACGCTTATAAATGTAAAAATACGTATTATAACTAGTTTAATAGAAATTTTTATTAAAATAAGGTAATCCTTAAAAGCAGACTATTTAAATTATTTATCTATTGAAATATTTATCTTTAGCATAAATAGCAGCACCTAGAGCACCGATGATTTGAGGTTCTTTAGGGATGTATAAATTATTATTTAGTAGTTTTTCAAGAGTTTTAACAACACCAATATTTTTTGCAACTCCACCTGTCATCATTATTTCATTTGATTTCAATTCTGTTGGGTCTTTGATAACCCGGTTTAATAGAGATAAAACCCTAGTTGATACTGATTTACATATTCCATGAACAATATCAGGAGTTTCTTTATTTTCTGCAATTAAAGAGACAACTTCGGACTCAGCAAATACAGTACACATACTTGTGATAGTTAGGTTTTCTTTCCATTTAAGACATTCATCTCCCATAGCATCTACAGGCATATCAAGGACTTTACACATGTTTTCAAGAAATCTTCCTGTGCCAGCGGCACACTTATCATTCATGGCAAATTCTTTTACATTACCCTTGGAATCTAAGTTTATAACTTTGCTATCTTGTCCACCTATATCAATAATAGTTTTTACATTATTATTTATGTAATAAGCTCCCTTTGCGTGACAAGTTATTTCCGTTATAGTTTCATCAGAGAAATCAACAGTTTCTCTTCCATAACCTGTAGACACCACATATTTTAAATCATCCTTTTTTAGATTGCATTTGTT is part of the Haloimpatiens sp. FM7315 genome and harbors:
- a CDS encoding M3 family oligoendopeptidase; this translates as MKFKDYKYERPDMEKVKEDFKGLIENLKDAKDFSEAEDVFKKINDLRYEVETMAELVGIRNSINTVDEFYEKEKEFMDENMPLYEGVISEYYKALISSKFKEQLAEKYGEQLFRLAKMQLKTFKMEIVEDLQRENKLVTEYDKLKASAKIMFEGEERNLSELEPFMQSKDRAMRKRAYEASTNFYVENEEKFDEIYDELVKVRDKMAKKLGYKNFVELGYLRMMRSDYDAKMVANYRKQVLKYMVPVSEELKKRQAKRLDLNELKYYDEPLKFLTGNAVPKGDSDWIVNNGKTMYKELSPETNEFFNFMIDHELMDLVSKKGKAGGGYCTYIGKYKSPFIFSNFNGTSGDVDVLTHEAGHAFQVYTSRNYEIPEYAFPTSEAAEIHSMSMEFFTWPWMKLFFKEDERKYKFYHLGSALNFVPYGVTVDEFQHFVYENPEATPKERKSAWREIEKKYLPSRDYEDNDFLNRGGFWFKQSHIFQMPFYYIDYTLAQVCALQFWVKANENRKEAWSDYLRLCKEGGSKSFLELLQIANLKNPFEDGCIKSVIDPAKAWLDGVDDTKL
- a CDS encoding haloacid dehalogenase-like hydrolase → MNKREILDSIKNSEGRIIVSEIIGMAMSLFYGVSNAELSCAFGSDILLLNMFDIDNPSFFDIKVDKKEDIISEIKMLTGRLIGVNLEPVDSSNYTFSKLNSISKGRLATKENAKKLKDMGADFIFLTGNPNTGVTNKEIIKSLSSIKEEVKDSIILVAGKMHSSGIDSEGNQNILTKKDILEFSKSGADIILLPAPGTVPGITLDYAKEIIDYCHSLNLLTITSIGTSQEGADESTLKNIALMCKMAGTDLHHLGDSGYTGICIPENIMHYSIAIRGKRHTYMRMARSINR
- the nagE gene encoding N-acetylglucosamine-specific PTS transporter subunit IIBC translates to MASNYNNKILSSLQKLGKALMTPVAVLPAAGLLLRLGQQDVLNLPWMAQAGDAIFANLPLIFAIGIAVGLADENNGISGLAAAVGYFVLTKVSLTFNDKIDMGVLAGIIVGVLAAHLYNKYKTIKLPDFLGFFGGKRFIPIITSIYSLLLGILTGYVWPHIQGWISILGNSIASSGSVGAFFYGLLNRLLIPFGLHHVINPIIWLQCGDFTNAAGKVFHGDLTRFFQGDPTAGTFMTGFFPIMMFGLPAACIAMIVAAKKENKKAVTGMLLGVAFTSFLTGVTEPIEFLFMFLSPLLYVIHSILTAISLAVTAMFGIKSGFTFSAGAIDLGLNWGISTKPLLLLLVGLIFSLIYFFVFLFLIKKLNIPTPGREDNEEISTLSGLNNKELENKASKILQAIGGKDNISSIDACITRIRLISKDPSKVNEIELKKLGATGIMKMGSNNYQIIVGTVADPLVTYIKDLMK
- a CDS encoding PTS glucose transporter subunit IIA, with the translated sequence MLEFIKKNYKLVSPADGKTLELSKVKDKVFSDKLAGDGIAIELQGDIIYSPVDGKLNVIFPTNHAFVITNKAGAEILVHIGIDTVLLKGEGFLRLKEEGENVKIGDPIMKIDKKLIEGKGFSTMTILLVTNLDKFKILSYIVDKEVKAYKDVVLKFSKR
- a CDS encoding PRD domain-containing protein; amino-acid sequence: MGNYIIKKILNNNAVIATKDDVEVILTGKAIGFDLKKDSIIPNYRINSVFVKASSTNEDYTSILNSIDKNILGISEEIIYMCEEKLKVKLNKAIHISLPDHISFAITRLKQNIKIENPFLKDLAILYPKEYELASKAVSLVNNRLGIRFPDGEIGFICLHINAAIHSQNVNESISYTKKINETITLISKLLKRDFDKNSMEYVRTVTHLKFMLERTLSGKPIKNPLLNSIKKEFYHEFDTGIKIALKIESLFNVRVSEDEIGYIALHLKRLCEI
- the rbr gene encoding rubrerythrin; the encoded protein is MNSLKGSKTSENLLKSFAGESQARNRYTYYASVAKKEGYVQIANIFIETADNEKEHAKRFIKFLKEDFKHEGIEITATYPITLDNTKENLLAAAEGENEEWSELYVEFSRVAKEEGFTEIANVFKNIASVEKHHEERFRKLLSNIENNKVFEKDEDILWKCENCGYIYEGKKAPKLCPACAHPQSYFEMLCDNF
- the lepB gene encoding signal peptidase I, whose translation is MKKIFKEWIVPIAAAVIIAIFINTFLFFFINVPTGSMYPTIKPGDKIGVTKVYNRDKLQRGDIVVFYSNELGSMLIKRLIGIPGDKVDISEDGTVYINGAKQEESYVVQDGGNTGVSFKVPEGKFLFLGDNRGNSLDARYWNNKYIDSKDIKGKAHFILLPFSRIGKLK
- a CDS encoding acyl-CoA dehydratase activase, whose protein sequence is MNSIYFAGLDSGSTSTNVVIIDDKNNILSFSVVKTGAKSINGAYKALEESLNKCNLKKDDLKYVVSTGYGRETVDFSDETITEITCHAKGAYYINNNVKTIIDIGGQDSKVINLDSKGNVKEFAMNDKCAAGTGRFLENMCKVLDMPVDAMGDECLKWKENLTITSMCTVFAESEVVSLIAENKETPDIVHGICKSVSTRVLSLLNRVIKDPTELKSNEIMMTGGVAKNIGVVKTLEKLLNNNLYIPKEPQIIGALGAAIYAKDKYFNR